A genomic segment from Thermostichus lividus PCC 6715 encodes:
- a CDS encoding metal ABC transporter ATP-binding protein, translating to MIPQPAIDLQNVTVAYHRTIALYGATLQLSAGTICGVVGMNGAGKSTLFKAIMGFVQPVRGQVHIHGLPLRQVQRRSLVAYVPQSEDVDWQFPLRVWDVVMMGRYGKMNWLRQPRAADRQRVRQSLEQVELWPLRHRQIGELSGGQKKRMFLARAFAQEAAVLLLDEPFAGVDIKTEKLIIDLLLAERQAGRTILISTHDLASITTFCDQVILVNRSILAYGTTAEVFTPENLARAFEGSAQIPREGG from the coding sequence ATGATTCCCCAGCCCGCCATTGACCTGCAAAATGTTACCGTAGCCTACCACCGCACGATTGCTCTTTACGGTGCCACGCTGCAACTCAGTGCAGGGACAATCTGTGGCGTTGTCGGGATGAACGGTGCCGGTAAATCCACCCTCTTTAAGGCCATCATGGGGTTTGTGCAGCCCGTGAGGGGTCAAGTGCACATCCATGGTCTGCCCCTGCGGCAGGTACAGCGGCGTTCCCTTGTGGCCTATGTGCCCCAAAGCGAAGACGTGGACTGGCAGTTTCCGCTGCGGGTTTGGGATGTAGTCATGATGGGACGCTACGGCAAAATGAACTGGCTGCGGCAACCGCGGGCAGCCGACCGCCAACGAGTGCGCCAAAGCCTTGAGCAAGTTGAACTCTGGCCACTGCGCCACCGCCAAATCGGCGAACTGTCCGGGGGGCAAAAGAAACGCATGTTCTTAGCTCGTGCCTTTGCCCAAGAGGCAGCGGTGCTGCTGCTGGATGAACCCTTTGCGGGGGTGGACATCAAAACCGAGAAGCTCATCATTGATTTACTCTTGGCAGAGCGGCAGGCGGGGCGCACAATTCTGATCTCGACCCACGATCTGGCCTCAATTACCACCTTTTGCGATCAGGTGATCCTTGTAAACCGAAGCATCCTAGCATACGGCACTACGGCGGAGGTCTTTACACCGGAAAACCTTGCCCGAGCCTTCGAGGGATCCGCACAGATCCCCCGAGAGGGTGGCTAG
- a CDS encoding metal ABC transporter solute-binding protein, Zn/Mn family produces MAGLRWVLVGVLLVGGCAAPPPQSSAPVAETQTEAQERPLVLTTFTVLADMAQQVAGDRLRVESLIKPGAEVHGYEFTPSDLVRGQQAALILENGLGLERWGDRFYNSLPNVPRVTLTAGVVPMPITADAYRGKPNPHAWMSPQNALIYIENIRKAFTELDPAGAATYAANAAAYKAAIQALDQQLRQALAVLPANQRYIVTCEGAFSYLARDYELQEVYLWPVNADQQGTPQQMAQAIATVRAQKIPAVFCESTVNPAPQQQVARESGATFAGIFYVDSLSPPGGMPPPT; encoded by the coding sequence ATGGCTGGTTTGCGGTGGGTATTGGTAGGGGTGTTATTGGTGGGTGGTTGTGCCGCCCCTCCGCCCCAGAGCAGTGCCCCGGTTGCTGAAACCCAAACCGAAGCGCAGGAGCGGCCGTTAGTGCTTACGACGTTTACCGTATTAGCGGATATGGCGCAGCAGGTGGCGGGCGATCGCCTACGAGTTGAATCCCTAATTAAACCCGGCGCTGAAGTTCACGGCTATGAGTTCACCCCCAGCGATCTGGTGCGCGGCCAACAGGCGGCCCTAATTCTGGAAAATGGCTTAGGTCTAGAGCGTTGGGGCGATCGTTTTTACAACAGCTTGCCCAATGTACCACGGGTTACCCTCACCGCAGGGGTTGTGCCCATGCCCATTACTGCGGATGCCTACCGAGGGAAGCCCAATCCCCATGCGTGGATGTCACCGCAAAATGCCCTGATCTACATCGAAAATATTCGCAAGGCTTTCACTGAATTGGATCCGGCGGGAGCCGCCACCTACGCCGCCAATGCCGCTGCCTACAAAGCAGCCATTCAAGCCTTAGATCAACAACTGCGGCAAGCGTTAGCCGTGCTGCCAGCCAACCAACGCTATATCGTCACCTGTGAGGGTGCCTTTTCCTACCTAGCGCGAGACTATGAACTTCAGGAAGTTTATCTGTGGCCAGTGAACGCTGATCAGCAGGGAACCCCCCAGCAGATGGCACAGGCGATCGCCACGGTACGAGCGCAAAAAATTCCCGCTGTTTTTTGTGAAAGCACCGTCAACCCAGCGCCCCAACAGCAAGTAGCCCGCGAGTCAGGGGCAACCTTTGCGGGCATTTTTTATGTGGACTCCCTCTCCCCGCCAGGGGGAATGCCCCCACCTACCTAG
- a CDS encoding Crp/Fnr family transcriptional regulator translates to MLTLDLRTYADKTYRLHDLQPKASVPLQERCWLVQSGTVEINLVDSEGMLCFVGLATAGMAILGLPSICYEIEALQPSRLLSFSPAEVEQSSHLLRLLWEGQQCRQYYSDLLLRATHYPTALEQLHEVLVVLAQLLGIRTPAGVRLPLRLTHARLSHYTGISRVTVTRLLKELLQQQRLSWQRDRHLTLPASCVPSPPILPCSIALAPKGQH, encoded by the coding sequence ATGCTAACTCTTGACCTACGCACCTATGCCGACAAAACTTACCGGCTCCACGATCTACAGCCCAAAGCCTCGGTGCCGCTCCAAGAGCGGTGCTGGCTGGTGCAATCGGGGACAGTAGAGATCAACCTTGTCGATAGCGAGGGAATGCTGTGTTTTGTTGGACTGGCCACAGCGGGCATGGCTATTTTGGGGCTCCCTTCTATTTGCTATGAAATTGAGGCGCTGCAACCGAGCCGCTTGCTCTCCTTTAGCCCTGCTGAGGTAGAGCAGTCGAGCCACCTCCTGCGGCTGTTGTGGGAAGGCCAACAGTGCCGCCAGTACTACAGCGATTTACTGCTGCGGGCAACCCACTACCCCACTGCCCTAGAGCAATTGCACGAGGTGCTGGTTGTCTTGGCGCAGCTCCTTGGCATCAGAACACCGGCAGGGGTGCGGCTGCCCCTGCGGCTGACCCACGCGCGCTTGTCTCACTATACGGGCATTAGTCGCGTGACGGTGACTCGTTTGCTGAAAGAACTGTTACAGCAGCAGCGCCTATCTTGGCAGCGCGATCGCCACTTAACGCTGCCCGCAAGTTGTGTCCCATCACCCCCCATCCTCCCTTGCTCAATAGCGTTGGCGCCAAAAGGTCAGCACTGA
- the fldA gene encoding flavodoxin FldA — MAKIGLFYGTQTGNTQMIAEKIQTAFGGADIVALHDIADAEPEDFRNYSYLIIGCPTWNIGELQADWEGFYDELEAIDFSNKKVAYFGAGDQVGYADNFGDAIGILEAKISEQGGSTVGYWPTTGYDFNESKALRGNQFVGLLIDEDNQSELTDQRIQQWVAQLRTEFDL; from the coding sequence ATGGCAAAAATTGGCCTATTCTACGGCACCCAGACCGGCAACACCCAGATGATTGCCGAAAAGATTCAGACTGCTTTTGGTGGAGCAGACATCGTCGCACTGCACGACATTGCCGATGCCGAACCAGAAGATTTTCGCAACTACAGTTACCTGATTATTGGCTGCCCCACGTGGAATATTGGCGAGTTACAGGCTGACTGGGAGGGATTCTACGATGAGCTAGAGGCAATTGACTTCAGCAACAAAAAAGTGGCCTACTTTGGTGCCGGCGATCAGGTGGGCTATGCGGATAACTTTGGCGATGCCATTGGCATTCTTGAGGCCAAAATTAGTGAGCAGGGCGGCAGTACCGTCGGCTATTGGCCTACCACTGGCTACGACTTTAATGAGTCAAAAGCGCTGCGGGGCAACCAATTTGTGGGGTTGCTCATTGACGAAGACAACCAATCTGAGCTAACGGATCAACGCATCCAACAGTGGGTGGCACAGCTAAGGACTGAATTCGATCTTTAG
- a CDS encoding M23 family metallopeptidase produces the protein MHWQRISLALAIALGGVLGSPKLSQPSQNSSQGTLRWNDASFPVENFQGYSSPFGYRRSPTGEPTTEFHNGLDFAAPEGSYIRNWWAGQVIEVSDDTACGTLVRIRSGAWEHVYCHMKGRVEQTPQGRAMVDRPGGVLILEGQRVPTGARIGRVGMTGRTTGPHLHWTLRHRGQLVNPAVVLQAMYGTQAQR, from the coding sequence ATGCACTGGCAGCGAATCAGTCTGGCATTGGCGATCGCCCTTGGTGGTGTGCTGGGCAGTCCCAAGCTGAGCCAACCGTCCCAAAATAGTAGCCAAGGAACCTTACGCTGGAATGATGCTTCATTTCCTGTAGAAAATTTTCAGGGCTATAGCTCACCCTTCGGCTACCGGCGATCGCCCACGGGGGAACCAACCACAGAATTCCACAATGGTCTTGACTTTGCTGCCCCCGAAGGCAGTTACATTCGTAACTGGTGGGCAGGTCAGGTGATTGAAGTCTCGGACGATACCGCCTGTGGCACCTTGGTGCGAATCCGTTCAGGGGCATGGGAGCACGTCTATTGCCACATGAAAGGTCGAGTTGAGCAAACCCCCCAAGGCCGCGCCATGGTAGATCGCCCAGGGGGAGTGCTCATTTTAGAGGGACAGCGAGTACCCACGGGGGCGCGCATTGGCCGAGTGGGGATGACAGGGCGAACCACCGGTCCTCATTTACACTGGACGTTGCGGCATCGCGGTCAACTGGTGAACCCTGCGGTTGTGTTGCAGGCGATGTATGGCACTCAGGCGCAGCGCTAG